The nucleotide sequence GCGAGCCTAAACAGATGAACTTTGGCATGAAAAACTGATGGGGTTGAGTTGAGTGAGAGGGGATGAATCGCCAACGAAAACGACGGCTTTGGATAACGGAGCTCAATACTCCGGGACAACCTGTCCGTCGGCGATGTAGTCGAGTCGGCGGAGCGTGACGATGTCGATCGAATCGGTCAGAAAGTGAACCGAACCATCGCCAAAGGTATATTGAGCACCTCCGGGATGCAGACTGCCCGACGTCATGTACGTCGCTAATCTGTAAGGGAGTAGCGGAGTGCTTGCGTCTGTTTTGTGATTGATTCCGAAGTAAGACACACTCACTCCGTGGCCGACCCACTTGTTGTAGCCCCAGGTTGCCGATTCGCCATTTCTAGTATTTCGAAGCGTCTCCGCAATCGCGATTGAATTGCTGGTGCCATCTAAGACGTCTCGCATTCGGGATTGATCATTCATCCCGAACATACTTCGGGTGCTCAGCGATAGGTCGCTCCATTTGCCGGTAGAGCTGTAGAAATAGTTAACGCTGAAGTCGTAATTCGTGAAGGCGCCTTGCCGCGTCGTCGTCCCGTCCGAGATGGAGTACGCTGAGTGGCCTGCTGTGTAGTGGGTCGGATTGGGGTCCGACGGGCACAGGAAAGCGGGAACCGAGGTGCTCACGGCAATGTCGTTGGCATTGCCAGCCTCACCAGGCTTGGGACCATCGATGGTATTACCACCACCACCATAAACACAGCCGCTCGATGCCACGCTGAAGTCAAATGACTCGTAGAGCGCTGCTTGCTCGATGAATGGCAACAACATCGTCCAACCGCGATGGTTACGAGTTTGCCCGAGAGCTGGTTTGGCCGTTCCCCCGGTCATCGATCCACTTGCGACCCCCGAAGGCGGAAACTTTTGGTGCGTGTCGTGGTAATTGTGCAGTGCCAGTCCCAGCTGTTTCATGTTGTTGCTGCACGACATTCGGCGGGCTGCTTCACGGGCGGCTTGTACCGCCGGCAACAGCAATCCGACCAAGACTCCGATGATGGCGATCACCACTAATAATTCAACGAGTGTAAAACCCGTTTTCGAACGACGACTCATGAGATCTTTCTCCGAATGAGGTAATAGAAAAAAAGAAAAAGCGAGCAGGTATGGAAACCGTCGGAAAACCGAAAAAATCAGGCGTCTTGATTAAGAGCGGTGAGCGTAGGGATTGGAGGGGGTGGTTGGTTAGTTCTTCAGGTGTAGGGTGGCGATTTTAAGGGATCGCGGATCCAGAAGCAACAAATTACGGCACAATTCCGAGGCAATCATGGTGCTTGGTGCCACACGATGGCGGTTAGATGAGGTTTGGATTTCCGTAGTTAGTCTTTGCTTTTGCCGATCGAGGCGGTGGCAGAGGGACGCCAAGTCGGTTGAAAACCGCAGGGGACGGGCGGTCCAGAGCAATTTGAAAAACGACGTGGGATTCAGACGTGGGATTCAAGTGGTAGCTGCGTTCGCCAGCGCGTACGCCACCGCGAACACGACGGTAGCGACATCAGAAATGAAAATGCTCTAATGCCGCTGGCGAAACGTCGATTCGAGGTATCGGTCGGTTGCGGTCCATGTCGTTCAGCGTGTCATTTTTGCGGCAGTTTTACCGAGACGAGCCGGCCTCGGGCGTTGCGAGCATAGACGTGACCATCAAGCAGCACCGGGACGGTCCAGCAGCGACCTTGGAGGATTTCGGCTCGCGCGAGTTCTCGATAGGCGTCGCCCGTTGCCTCGGCGATCACGAGTTGGCCATCCTCACTGAGCAGGATCAGTTTGCCATCGGCAATCATCAGCGAACCGCAGCCGAGCCC is from Novipirellula galeiformis and encodes:
- a CDS encoding DUF1559 domain-containing protein, whose amino-acid sequence is MSRRSKTGFTLVELLVVIAIIGVLVGLLLPAVQAAREAARRMSCSNNMKQLGLALHNYHDTHQKFPPSGVASGSMTGGTAKPALGQTRNHRGWTMLLPFIEQAALYESFDFSVASSGCVYGGGGNTIDGPKPGEAGNANDIAVSTSVPAFLCPSDPNPTHYTAGHSAYSISDGTTTRQGAFTNYDFSVNYFYSSTGKWSDLSLSTRSMFGMNDQSRMRDVLDGTSNSIAIAETLRNTRNGESATWGYNKWVGHGVSVSYFGINHKTDASTPLLPYRLATYMTSGSLHPGGAQYTFGDGSVHFLTDSIDIVTLRRLDYIADGQVVPEY